The following are from one region of the Nicotiana tabacum cultivar K326 chromosome 3, ASM71507v2, whole genome shotgun sequence genome:
- the LOC107773744 gene encoding nitrogen regulatory protein P-II homolog, with protein MATASLSKSSFSLHSSPSHFQELPSFTSNITIRPNNLREFFPSQLTIKRVPNARLFPIIRAQSSPDFVPDANFYKIEAILRPWRVQQVSSALLKMGIRGVTVSDVRGFGAQGGLTERQAGSEFSEDKFVAKVKMEIVVSKDQVEGVIAKIIEEARTGEIGDGKIFLIPISDVIRVRTGERGEKAERMVGGHADMSSALSTS; from the exons ATGGCCACTGCCTCACTTTCCAAATCCAGCTTCTCCCTTCACTCCTCCCCTTCCCACTTCCAAGAATTGCCTAGTTTCACTTCCAATATTACCATTCGACCCAACAACCTCCGCGAGTTCTTCCCTTCGCAACTCACCATCAAACGCGTACCAAATGCTCGTCTTTTCCCAATTATCAGAGCCCAAAGCTCTCCAG ATTTTGTCCCCGATGCCAATTTTTACAAAATCGAAGCAATTCTAAG ACCGTGGAGAGTTCAACAGGTTTCTTCG GCACTATTGAAAATGGGCATTCGTGGTGTCACTGTCTCTGATGTTCGTGGCTTTGGAGCCCAAGGTGGCTTGACCGAGAGGCAAGCTG GCTCTGAATTCTCTGAAGACAAGTTTGTAGCAAAAGTTAAAATGGAGATTGTTGTGAGCAAAGACCAG GTTGAAGGAGTCATTGCAAAGATAATTGAAGAGGCAAGAACTGGTGAAATTGGTGATGGAAAGATCTTCT TGATTCCCATCTCTGATGTGATAAGAGTTCGCACTG GAGAACGGGGAGAGAAGGCCGAGAGGATGGTGGGAGGGCATGCTGATATGTCCTCTGCATTATCAACTTCTTGA